The DNA window TCTGCGTACTGTGGTTGTTTCGCCGCACCAGACCGCACTTACGCGTCAATCGATGCGAATTGTTGTTTTTGACATTCTGACAAGCCGACCCGCCGAGCCGCTATGTGTTGTTCCCGCGTACGGTCTGATCCTCCGCCAAGATCCGCCGGGCCTTACGAGAAATATCGGCCCAGCGAGCTTCGGAACTTTTGCTGATGGTCACAAAATCGTGCAACATCAGCAAACCGACAACGCCCGGAATCGACATGAGCCGCTGGGCCAGCGGGTTCTTCGAGGCGGCCTCTTCCGTTCTGAAACTCAGCGGGACGTCACTGATCGCCCGGTCGAGTAAGATCTTTTTGGCGTTCGGGTTCGGTGTTTCCTGTACCGCCACTACATTAAACGCCATCCGGACCCTCAAGGTTCAACCGGACTATACCAACTGAGAAAATCGACGTCATCGCGTGGAGTGGATATTTTTCCAAATCAAGCGTGTTGTCAATGAATGCCCTCGGTAGCGACAACTCCATTGAGTAACTTGGGTTACCATCGGCGACAGGGAAATTTCCCGGGTAGCGACCTGTCTTGACACGATCCGTTCAATCGGTACAGTACGTGGCTCTTCCCACCAGTAAGCCGTTGGGGCTTCGGCGGGAAGTTTTTTATTCGACCCGTTTACGCCTGCCCAAACCCCTTCGTTTCGGGGTTGCGACGTCGATCACCGGCACTTGCCATGTGAGGCTTAGTGCGGTGCAGCGGTGGCGGCGGTGGAAGAGGAAGCTGAATCCGATGAGCACGTATATGCCCAAGCCCGGCGAAGTCACTGCCAACTGGCACGTGGTTGACGCTTCGGGGATGGTCCTGGGTCGGCTGGCGTCGAAAGTCGCCCTCCTGCTCCAAGGCAAGCACAAGGCCACCTACACCCCGCACGTTGATGGTGGCGACTTCGTCATCATCGTCAACGCGCAGAAGATCACCGTCACCGGCCGCAAGGCCGAAGTGATCCAGTACGACACTTACTCCCGCCATCCCGGCGGTCGTATGACGTACTCCTACCGGACCATGCTCGAGAAGCACCCTGAAAAGCTGATCGAACTGGCCGTCCGTCGCATGCTCCCCAAGAGCAAGATGGGCCGTAACATCCTGAGCAAGCTCAAGATCTATCGCGACGACAAGCACCCGCACTCGGCCCAGCAGCCCAAGGCGCTGAAGCTGGCGATCTAAGAAAAAGGCAAATCAAAGCCATTGAAGCCAATGTTCATGGCCTGCGAGTAAGAAACTGACGTTCGAAAGCCAAACGCTGACCTCATCATGACCACCGAATCCGCACCCGTCGCCACCGAAACGACCACCACCCCGGCCCCCCAGGGCAAGCAGACGTTCGTCTGGGGCGTAGGTCGCCGCAAGTCCGCCGTCGCCCGCGTGCGGGTTGCCGTCGGAACCGGCAAGATCACCATCAACGGCCGCGAGCTCAACGACTTCTTCACCGGCGAGCGCGACCGCAAGGGTATCTTCGGCCCGCTCGAAGTCACCAGCACCGGTGGCAAGCTCGACATCCACGCCCGCTGCACCGGCGGCGGCGCCACCGGCCAGGCCGGCGCGGTCATCATGGGCCTGGCCCGTGCCCTGCTCAAGTACGACAACACCACCGAAGCGGCCCTCCGCAGCGGCGGGTTCCTCACCCGTGACAGCCGTATGAAGGAACGTAAGAAGTACGGCCAGCGCGGTGCCCGTCGTCGGTTCCAGTTCTCCAAGCGATAATCGCCACGGGAACCAAAACGAGATTCGAAGGGCACGGCCGGCTGGCCGTGCCCTTTTTCGTTATGTTGTTTCCAAAGTAGGGTCCGCCTTGGCGGACGCGAGAGTCGCGGCAGCCCGGCAAAGCAACATCGCAAGAATTGCGTTTCGCGTCCGCCAAGGCGGACCCAACTTCAAGAGCCAGTTTGCGGGAGACATCGGATGTACATCCCAACCGCATTCGCCGAAACCCGCATCGACGTCCTGCAGAATGTCATCCGTGACTTCCCCTTCGCG is part of the Humisphaera borealis genome and encodes:
- a CDS encoding NifU N-terminal domain-containing protein, whose protein sequence is MAFNVVAVQETPNPNAKKILLDRAISDVPLSFRTEEAASKNPLAQRLMSIPGVVGLLMLHDFVTISKSSEARWADISRKARRILAEDQTVRGNNT
- the rplM gene encoding 50S ribosomal protein L13 translates to MSTYMPKPGEVTANWHVVDASGMVLGRLASKVALLLQGKHKATYTPHVDGGDFVIIVNAQKITVTGRKAEVIQYDTYSRHPGGRMTYSYRTMLEKHPEKLIELAVRRMLPKSKMGRNILSKLKIYRDDKHPHSAQQPKALKLAI
- the rpsI gene encoding 30S ribosomal protein S9 — encoded protein: MTTESAPVATETTTTPAPQGKQTFVWGVGRRKSAVARVRVAVGTGKITINGRELNDFFTGERDRKGIFGPLEVTSTGGKLDIHARCTGGGATGQAGAVIMGLARALLKYDNTTEAALRSGGFLTRDSRMKERKKYGQRGARRRFQFSKR